One stretch of Zingiber officinale cultivar Zhangliang chromosome 6B, Zo_v1.1, whole genome shotgun sequence DNA includes these proteins:
- the LOC121991278 gene encoding B3 domain-containing protein At1g05920-like: MPAKRKSSNDDSEATPTKPKWVDTLARRQFTGNDDEAIGVWFVASKRVENSDLVTQQNRLYLPTEFVKANLVGLLSLEERAMANLVGDMPKAAGREHGGLRVRVYARCGFVSYLWLTRWDGSGGTVIKGDELKLFRSWSDLKKGDKIDFWAFRSGGQLCFAIGRP; this comes from the coding sequence ATGCCGGCGAAGCGGAAGTCTTCCAACGACGACAGTGAGGCCACCCCCACTAAACCGAAGTGGGTGGACACCTTGGCGAGGCGGCAGTTCACCGGGAACGACGACGAAGCCATTGGCGTGTGGTTCGTTGCCTCGAAGAGGGTGGAGAATTCCGACCTCGTCACGCAGCAGAACCGCCTCTACCTTCCCACCGAATTCGTCAAGGCCAATCTCGTCGGTCTCCTCTCCCTGGAGGAGCGCGCCATGGCCAACCTCGTCGGCGACATGCCGAAGGCTGCGGGGCGGGAGCACGGAGGGCTGCGAGTGCGGGTGTACGCACGGTGCGGATTCGTGTCCTACTTGTGGCTGACTCGATGGGACGGAAGCGGTGGCACCGTTATCAAGGGCGACGAGCTCAAGTTGTTCCGCTCATGGAGTGATCTGAAGAAGGGTGACAAGATTGACTTTTGGGCCTTCCGCAGCGGCGGCCAACTTTGCTTCGCCATCGGGAGGCCGTGA